A window from SAR324 cluster bacterium encodes these proteins:
- a CDS encoding ABC transporter permease, whose protein sequence is MGLLIFLVKRILASIPLLIGISFVSFLIIFAVPGDYVDVWLNQTVARTGQSRVELEPIAAALRAQYGFDQPFIIQYWTWIKGVITEFNFGPSFSQSRPVSEVIGMRFPRTIGLALITLICGQLIGAILGVYAALNQYKIGDTLATIFAFTGIVIPKFVVALVILYLLAFVWHSPYIGAIQSPQFMLQDHWDWPRLLDFLKHVWPILFISIWAGQGYILRMMRGNLLDVMKMQYIETARAKGLSKRRILIMHAIPNALHPIIMNQGARFDYMVKGELEIAIVLGIPTLGPLILSSVYSKDMYVVSAIFMLVAVLLIVGNLVADLLLALLDPRVRHATMESAS, encoded by the coding sequence ATGGGCTTGTTGATTTTTTTAGTTAAAAGAATACTCGCCAGTATACCTTTACTGATCGGCATTTCTTTTGTGTCTTTTCTTATTATTTTTGCTGTACCAGGTGATTACGTAGATGTCTGGCTAAATCAGACAGTAGCCAGGACTGGGCAATCAAGAGTTGAATTGGAGCCAATAGCAGCAGCTTTGAGGGCTCAATATGGGTTTGATCAACCTTTTATAATTCAATATTGGACATGGATTAAAGGAGTTATTACAGAATTTAATTTTGGTCCATCTTTCAGTCAATCAAGACCCGTTTCAGAAGTAATTGGTATGCGGTTTCCCCGAACAATTGGCCTCGCACTTATCACATTAATTTGTGGTCAGTTGATTGGAGCAATATTGGGGGTCTATGCTGCCCTCAACCAGTACAAAATTGGTGATACACTAGCGACAATTTTTGCTTTTACTGGAATCGTTATTCCTAAGTTTGTTGTTGCTCTAGTGATTCTTTACTTGCTCGCCTTCGTTTGGCACTCTCCATATATCGGTGCAATCCAATCTCCCCAGTTCATGCTTCAAGACCACTGGGATTGGCCTCGCTTGTTGGATTTTCTGAAACATGTCTGGCCAATCCTCTTCATCTCAATTTGGGCTGGCCAAGGATATATTTTGCGGATGATGAGAGGAAATTTGTTGGACGTAATGAAGATGCAGTACATTGAAACTGCTCGTGCTAAGGGTCTCAGCAAGAGGAGGATTTTGATCATGCATGCGATTCCAAATGCCCTTCACCCCATCATCATGAACCAGGGAGCCCGTTTTGACTATATGGTCAAAGGCGAATTAGAAATTGCGATAGTTCTGGGCATTCCCACTTTGGGACCACTGATTCTCAGTTCTGTTTATAGCAAAGATATGTATGTTGTCTCAGCGATTTTCATGCTGGTAGCTGTGTTATTGATAGTTGGTAATCTCGTCGCTGATCTATTACTCGCTTTGTTAGACCCGAGAGTCCGTCATGCCACAATGGAGTCTGCCTCGTGA